The DNA window TTTTTTGAGTAAGTCGAAGTAGTCTATCGAATTTTCTCCAATTAAATGTAGGCTTGGGCTTTCGATCCACGATTCTATTTGCTCAATTGCCAACTCAATTGGTGTCGGAGGATTAAAAATTTTAGTATGGGTGACAATTGCGTAAAATTCATGAAGACATGGATAGGGAATCGCCCAGGAAGTTTTCGACTCAGCAGCGGTTTTTAGCAGGGAATTGGCTTTTTTGTGAAATGGGCTATCTTCCCGATGGGCATACACTAAAATATTGGTATCAAATGCTATCATATCAATTTGTTAATAAATTTTCTCAGATAGATATGACCAATCGAGCGAAGCTTCTGGTTGTAAACCAGAACCACAAAAACTTTTACTTTTGAGTTCAAAATTCGATTTTGCTTTTTTCTCTGTAAGATATTTACGTAAAGATGCTTCTATGATTTCGCGCAAAGTTCGATTTTCTTGGCTAGCTATGAGTTTTGCTTCATTCAATAAATTATCTGTTATGTCAATGGTTGTTTTCATATTGCTAAGTATATTATACAACCCATATATATTGCTACTATTTTTTATTAACTTCATTTTTTTCCTCTTATGATAACTAGGTCTAAAACGGAAAAAATGTGCAGAAAAAAAGATATTTTTTTATAAAAATATTTGGAAGTTAATAAAAATTCCATTTACATTATGTCAGATTGCAGTAAATTACCAAGAAAGTAATAGTCTTTTTAAAAATAATATCTAATTGCCGTACAAGACTCTATTGAAAAAATAGCAGATATGTTAAAAAAATTGACTAAGCCTGACGTTTCTGTAGATTTAAAAGACACTGATTTCGCGAAATTAGACCTTAAAGATAAAGAATTTCATCCTGACTACTTTATTTTCCAAGTAGAAGCACTCAAGCAAATTCGACAGGCACTAGACAACCCTCAATTTTATAAACATTTCATACTCGCTGGAGACGAAGGCGCCGGAAAAAGAAGTAGCATTACATCTCTCCTCAAAAAAGAATACTCTACTAAAAATAAATTTCCTAAGTTTTATTATTTCAGAAAAAGCAATTCGATTGTGGAAGATCCAGAATACAAAGAAGGCCTTACTCCTTTGTTCGACCCAGATTCGGAAACAACTCCCATAATTTACGATCCGACTCCAAATACAATGAGTCTTGTCGGAATCCCTACTGAGAAAAAATACCACCCAGGGAATTTGATTAAGGCAACAGGCGGTTTTTTAATTTTACCTATTATTAAACTTGTTCAAGAGCCAGTAGTTTACGATTTGCTAAAGTCTTGTCTCTTAACTGAAAAAATTGATTTTATTAATTTACCTGAATTGAATTTTTTCCAATCCTTGGATAGAACTCTTCCTCAATTTCCAATTAATGTAAGAGTAATCCTAATTGGAGAAGAACATCTGTATGAGCAACTCTTAAAAAGAGACAACAACTTACACGAAGTATTTAAAATGAAAATCGATTTGGAATACGAAGCTGAGTTAAACAAAAAAAATATTTCTCGTTTTTCTGGACTGATCGATGCAATTACTCTGAAAGAATATCCTGCACCAGCATTGTCCGCTAAGAAACGTTTATTGGAAGAAGCACTTAAATTAAACGAAAGTAAATCGAAATTTTCTTTAAATGTTACTGATATAAAAACTATTTACGAAGAAGCAATGGTACTTTCCAAAACTAAAAAAGATATGAAAGGTGCAACAATTACGGATGCAGATATTGAAGCAGCTATATTAAATTTAGAAAAAAGAGATTCTCTTCCTAAGAAAAAATACTACGAAGATTTAAAAAACGGAATGTACAATCTAACCGTTAGTGGAAAAAGACTTGGACGTATAAACGGGCTTTCTATTTTTACTCCTTATTCCACTCATCAAGAATATGGGCAAGTCAGTGTTATTTCCTCACGTGCTCTCATGGGTAGTGGAAATTTTATTAACATTGAGAGAGAAGTTAACCTTTCTGGCGATGTTCATGATAAAGGTGTATTTATTTTACAATCATATTTAAAAGGTCTATTTGCAAATTTTAGTGCATTTGCTGTTGATATATCTATTTTGTTTGAACAAAGTCATTCTATAGTGGATGGAGACTCCGCTACAGTAGCTGAATTAATTGCTACACTTTCAGCATTATCAGGATATGAAATTCCTAGTAATATTGCAATCACAGGCTCAATGTCACAATACGGGGAGACAATGCCGGTAGGAGCAATTAATCAAAAAGTAGAAGCATGGTATTCAATATCTAAACTTTTGGGAAGTCCGAAAGATATATATTCTGTTTATATTCCGACTGCAAATGCGAAAGATTTAGTTCTTTCCGCAGAAATTGTCAAAGCAATCCAAGATGGAAAATTCAATATACTTTCATTTTCGCACGTAACTGAAGTTGTTCCAGAAATATTAAAAATGCCAATGGGAAAAATTGAGAAAGACGGCAAATATACGCAAGACAGTATTTTGCGTAGAATTGAAGACAGATTAGAAAAGAAAAAAGAAGTCGAAAAAGACTCCTAACTTTCGCTAGAAATTCTTTAATTCAAATAATCGAGTACAATATCAAAATGAATAATTACGGTTTGGAAATATGAACCATCAATTAAAATATCTAGAGTTGAATTTTAAAATCTATTTCTCTACAAGTTTTTTTAGTTTTTTTTTACACGTATTATTCATGATTTATTGAGGTGATCCTTTTTATGTTAATAAGTTCTGATTTATTAGT is part of the Leptospiraceae bacterium genome and encodes:
- a CDS encoding PIN domain-containing protein, translated to MIAFDTNILVYAHREDSPFHKKANSLLKTAAESKTSWAIPYPCLHEFYAIVTHTKIFNPPTPIELAIEQIESWIESPSLHLIGENSIDYFDLLKKKLLDGKLQGPKIHDARIVSICIQNGVNLLYSSDRDFNKLAGLKIQNPLITSL
- a CDS encoding type II toxin-antitoxin system VapB family antitoxin → MKLIKNSSNIYGLYNILSNMKTTIDITDNLLNEAKLIASQENRTLREIIEASLRKYLTEKKAKSNFELKSKSFCGSGLQPEASLDWSYLSEKIY
- a CDS encoding AAA family ATPase; this encodes MLKKLTKPDVSVDLKDTDFAKLDLKDKEFHPDYFIFQVEALKQIRQALDNPQFYKHFILAGDEGAGKRSSITSLLKKEYSTKNKFPKFYYFRKSNSIVEDPEYKEGLTPLFDPDSETTPIIYDPTPNTMSLVGIPTEKKYHPGNLIKATGGFLILPIIKLVQEPVVYDLLKSCLLTEKIDFINLPELNFFQSLDRTLPQFPINVRVILIGEEHLYEQLLKRDNNLHEVFKMKIDLEYEAELNKKNISRFSGLIDAITLKEYPAPALSAKKRLLEEALKLNESKSKFSLNVTDIKTIYEEAMVLSKTKKDMKGATITDADIEAAILNLEKRDSLPKKKYYEDLKNGMYNLTVSGKRLGRINGLSIFTPYSTHQEYGQVSVISSRALMGSGNFINIEREVNLSGDVHDKGVFILQSYLKGLFANFSAFAVDISILFEQSHSIVDGDSATVAELIATLSALSGYEIPSNIAITGSMSQYGETMPVGAINQKVEAWYSISKLLGSPKDIYSVYIPTANAKDLVLSAEIVKAIQDGKFNILSFSHVTEVVPEILKMPMGKIEKDGKYTQDSILRRIEDRLEKKKEVEKDS